Proteins encoded within one genomic window of Anastrepha ludens isolate Willacy chromosome 4, idAnaLude1.1, whole genome shotgun sequence:
- the LOC128862232 gene encoding DNA replication licensing factor Mcm7, with the protein MPRRDYAQDKESVKTFLSEFCKEDNTGKKHFVYANQLVKIAHREQILITIDLDHISEFNEELAEAIISNSRRYAAMFSDAIAELLPSFKEREVTAKDALDVYIEHRLLMESRTRNPMEQHDQRNNFPPELMKRFEVAFKPHSNEKAQSIREIKAEHIGRLVTVRGIVTRCTEVKPMMVVATYTCDRCGSETYQPVNSLSFIPVQDCPSDDCRVNKAGGRLYLQTRGSKFVKFQEIKIQEHSDQVPVGHIPRTMTIMCRGEVTRMAQPGDHVLISGVFLPLIRSGFRQIIQGLLSETFLQAYRIVSINKNDEESDQESELTAEEMQELAQDDFYERLATSLAPEIYGHLDVKKALLLLLVGGVDKRPDGMRIRGNINICLMGDPGVAKSQLLSYISRLAIRSQYTTGRGSSGVGLTAAVMKDPLTGEMMLEGGALVLADQGVCCIDEFDKMADHDRTAIHEVMEQQTISIAKAGIMTTLNARVSILAAANPAFGRYNPRRTVEQNIQLPAALLSRFDLLWLMQDKPDRDNDLRLAKHITYVHSHNKQPPTRVKALDMNLMRRYINLCKRKNPTIPDELTEYIVGAYVELRREARNQKDMTFTSARNLLGILRLSTALARLRLSDKVEKDDVAEALRLLEMSKDSLNQLHEHQKGHVPNTSDKIFAVVRELAGSNNTVKIADVIDRCTTKGFKPDQVDKCIGDYEELNVWQVNMARTKITFM; encoded by the exons atgccACGACGTGATTATGCACAAGATAAGG AATCGGTCAAGACTTTTCTGTCTGAGTTTTGCAAGGAAGACAATACGGGCAAGAAACACTTTGTTTACGCAAATCAGCTTGTAAAGATTGCTCATCGCGAACAGATACTCATTACCATAGATCTTGATCATATATCGGAGTTCAATGAAGAGCTTGCAGAAGCCATCATTTCCAATAGTCGTCGCTATGCGGCCATGTTCAGCGACGCCATAGCCGAATTGCTGCCCAGCTTCAAAGAGCGCGAGGTTACTGCCAAAGATGCATTGGATGTGTACATTGAGCATCGTTTGCTGATGGAGTCGCGCACACGCAATCCAATGGAACAACATGATCAACGTAACAACTTTCCACCTGAGTTGATGAAGCGATT TGAAGTGGCGTTTAAGCCACACTCCAATGAGAAGGCGCAATCCATACGGGAAATTAAAGCGGAACATATCGGTAGATTGGTAACGGTACGTGGCATTGTGACTCGCTGCACTGAAGTCAAGCCAATGATGGTTGTGGCTACGTACACTTGTGATCGTTGCGGCTCGGAGACCTACCAGCCTGTGAATTCACTTTCTTTCATTCCTGTGCAAGATTGCCCCTCTGATGATTGCCGGGTGAACAAAGCTGGCGGTCGTTTGTATTTGCAAACTCGAGGTTCAAAATTTGTCAAGtttcaagaaataaaaatacaagagCATAGCGATCAAGTGCCCGTTGGGCACATACCACGCACCATGACTATTATGTGCCGTGGAGAAGTGACGCGCATGGCACAACCTGGTGATCATGTTTTGATTTCGGGAGTTTTTTTGCCATTAATTCGATCTGGATTCCGACAAATAATTCAAGGCCTCCTATCGGAGACCTTCCTACAGGCTTAT cgCATTGTttccataaataaaaatgacgAGGAAAGTGACCAAGAATCTGAACTTACGGCTGAAGAGATGCAAGAGCTGGCTCAGGATGATTTCTATGAGCGTCTCGCTACCAGTTTAGCGCCTGAAATCTATGGTCATTTGGATGTGAAGAAGGCGTTGCTGCTACTTTTAGTAGGCGGTGTTGATAAGCGTCCAGATGGTATGCGTATACGTGGTAATATAAACATCTGCCTAATGGGCGACCCCGGTGTGGCCAAATCACAACTTCTCAGCTATATAAGTCGTCTTGCAATACGATCGCAATACACCACCGGCCGTGGGTCGTCCGGTGTTGGTTTGACGGCTGCCGTTATGAAAGATCCACTAACGGGCGAAATGATGCTCGAGGGAGGCGCACTCGTACTTGCCGATCAAGGTGTGTGCTGCATCGACGAGTTCGACAAAATGGCAGACCacgaccggacagctatacacGAAGTCATGGAACAACAAACGATTTCTATTGCCAAAGCTGGCATTATGACTACATTGAATGCGCGCGTCTCAATATTGGCAGCTGCCAATCCAGCTTTTGGTCGCTACAATCCACGTCGCACAGTTGAACAAAACATACAATTGCCAGCCGCGCTTTTATCGCGTTTCGACTTGCTTTGGCTAATGCAGGATAAACCGGACCGGGACAATGATTTACGTTTAGCTAAGCACATAACTTACGTGCATAGCCACAATAAGCAGCCACCGACACGTGTCAAAGCGCTCGACATGAATCTTATGCGTCGTTACATTAATCTTTGCAAGCGCAAAAATCCCACTATACCCGATGAGTTGACAGAATACATTGTTGGTGCGTATGTGGAATTGCGTCGTGAAGCGAGAAATCAAAAGGATATGACCTTTACATCGGCTCGTAATCTGTTGGGAATTTTACGTCTGTCTACTGCACTGGCACGCCTACGTTTATCGGATAAGGTGGAGAAGGATGACGTGGCAGAAGCGCTACGCCTCTTGGAAATGTCAAAGGATTCTTTGAATCAGTTACATGAGCACCAAAAAGGaca TGTCCCTAACACGTCGGACAAAATATTCGCTGTTGTACGTGAGCTGGCCGGCTCTAATAATACCGTTAAAATCGCAGATGTCATTGATCGCTGCACAACCAAAGGCTTCAAACCGGATCAAGTGGACAAATGCATTGGGGACTACGAGGAGCTGAACGTGTGGCAAGTCAACATGGCGCGCACTAAAATCACCTTCATGTAA
- the LOC128862233 gene encoding NEDD4 family-interacting protein 1-like → MPDNQQAPPSSHGEELGPPKADFSAPPPYELTNNGGTVIGTPQQQLQQQNSSPQQPPPVLQVSLPPINASTPGGVMMVTSDVPIMQHAAKLPTYEEVQMEKSLNGELPPPFMNAHVLQPPPLPPPNPLLAHIRDGVGNMPGAGTNSVGTSPALTFIAIDASEAENLTSTTDNSLLGTDIMFIMAFMVAFLFNWIGFLMLTCFCHTIAARYGALSGFGLSLAKWTLIVKNSTELASHENSWLWWLIMAFGFLICVRALIQYVSIKRTWRLLSTSAQERLLFFY, encoded by the coding sequence ATGCCGGATAATCAACAGGCCCCACCTTCGTCGCACGGAGAGGAGCTTGGCCCGCCTAAAGCAGACTTTAGCGCCCCTCCTCCCTATGAGCTTACCAACAATGGGGGTACGGTCATCGGCACTCCACAACAGCAATTACAACAGCAAAATTCATCACCACAGCAGCCACCGCCCGTGCTACAGGTGTCGCTACCGCCAATCAACGCATCAACGCCAGGTGGCGTAATGATGGTCACTAGCGATGTGCCAATAATGCAGCACGCGGCAAAACTGCCCACATATGAAGAGGTGCAGATGGAGAAATCGCTGAATGGGGAGCTGCCACCCCCATTTATGAACGCACACGTGCTGCAACCACCGCCTTTGCCTCCACCAAATCCGCTGCTGGCTCATATACGTGACGGCGTTGGCAATATGCCGGGTGCCGGCACAAACTCTGTTGGCACATCGCCAGCTCTTACATTCATCGCCATCGATGCGTCTGAGGCTGAGAATTTGACTAGCACCACCGACAACAGTCTGCTTGGCACCGATATTATGTTTATAATGGCCTTTATGGTGGCATTTCTCTTCAACTGGATCGGCTTCTTGATGCTCACCTGCTTTTGTCACACTATCGCTGCACGATATGGTGCACTATCCGGGTTCGGCTTGTCGCTGGCTAAGTGGACGCTCATTGTTAAGAACTCCACCGAACTGGCATCGCATGAGAACTCCTGGCTGTGGTGGCTTATCATGGCGTTTGGCTTCTTAATTTGTGTGCGCGCGCTTATTCAGTACGTGTCCATCAAACGCACTTGGCGATTGCTCTCGACTTCGGCGCAGGAGCGTTTGCTTTTCTTCTATTAG
- the LOC128862234 gene encoding protein spitz, with amino-acid sequence MHPKAFSVRMPDRRPTSLHPLDAERLLGIFLALIVLAPFAAACSSRAIQKPPSPPLPTAGAVEVPTTSRPNITFPIYSCPPTYAAWYCLNDATCFTVEIHNEILYNCECAAGFMGPRCEYKEIDGSYLPTRQRAMLETASIASGATLALLVVVILCLMWYIRYDKQRQKLNESAEMAHDNEGLDEVDGMTRLPERRPFGEHHYKTLPLAAAFKR; translated from the coding sequence ATGCACCCGAAAGCATTTAGTGTTAGAATGCCCGATCGACGGCCAACAAGTCTACATCCGTTGGATGCGGAGCGACTGCTCGGCATTTTTCTAGCGCTTATCGTGCTCGCACCTTTTGCGGCAGCCTGCTCCAGCCGTGCCATACAGAAGCCACCTTCGCCGCCTTTGCCAACTGCAGGAGCAGTTGAAGTTCCCACCACATCACGCCCCAACATCACATTCCCCATTTACAGTTGCCCGCCCACCTATGCCGCCTGGTACTGCTTGAATGACGCCACCTGCTTTACCGTTGAAATCCACAATGAAATTCTCTACAACTGCGAGTGCGCAGCTGGCTTTATGGGTCCACGTTGTGAGTACAAAGAAATCGACGGTTCATATTTGCCGACAAGGCAGCGTGCCATGCTCGAAACCGCCAGCATTGCGAGTGGTGCCACATTGGCTTTGCTCGTGGTTGTTATACTGTGTCTGATGTGGTATATTCGCTACGACAAACAACGCCAAAAGCTGAATGAGAGCGCCGAGATGGCTCACGACAACGAAGGCCTGGACGAAGTGGATGGTATGACGCGTTTGCCGGAACGTCGACCCTTCGGTGAACATCACTACAAAACGCTTCCACTGGCGGCTGCCTTTAAACGATAA